One window of the candidate division KSB1 bacterium genome contains the following:
- a CDS encoding peptidylprolyl isomerase, with product MMKTVASRRTSRFARAVAALCLLFLPACQGGHPPLVAEWREIRITQSDFERSYFQYWQTTSAPDSPALRRHFAQQMIEQELIARAGMAGGLHRSAEVQRPLQRDFRRFLRRRYLEVTLQDTLTEPTAAEIAAALQRQNTQLRVRQLFARSAEEIQRLQQQLQQGMPFEKLAAMTMPDSTLAASGGDLGWLGWGDTDLPVEEVLYQLPRGAISAPVSSLMGWHIFRVDSIRTTLRFGGMTPWEREDIYQRLLSRRLDLAAARHLRGLVWSKPLVVNMAVLARVWERLAPIVRHPAPSHWPQALQKLERDPPFDLLQEIAATVAGEPFTVQEFLEALPEIPRQLLQPNLKKALELAIRDRLLTQAALAAGLANDPVVREKMRRAELQYTYYATLAAQDSVVETAAALQRFYAEHRARYGERVESEVYEILVAQRDSALAIAKAIQAGRDFGEMARRHSRRAATREQGGFVGILSDEDKPLGQQAAQLRPGELYAPVATAEGYSVIRVGRQIRRAPQWQEIEQRVREDWRRADLQRRHQSLLPADYRPQDIKFHEENLARALTQRGTVF from the coding sequence ATGATGAAAACTGTTGCCAGCCGGCGTACCAGCCGCTTCGCCAGAGCCGTGGCCGCCTTGTGCCTGCTCTTTTTGCCGGCCTGTCAGGGCGGGCATCCGCCCCTGGTGGCGGAGTGGCGGGAAATCAGAATTACTCAGTCCGATTTCGAGAGAAGTTATTTCCAATACTGGCAAACCACCAGCGCACCTGATTCACCGGCCTTGCGCCGCCATTTTGCGCAACAAATGATCGAACAGGAATTGATCGCGCGGGCGGGCATGGCCGGAGGGCTGCATCGGAGCGCCGAAGTGCAACGACCCTTGCAGCGCGATTTCAGGCGCTTCCTGCGGCGGCGTTATCTCGAAGTGACGCTGCAGGACACGCTCACCGAGCCGACGGCCGCCGAAATCGCCGCCGCCCTGCAGCGGCAAAACACGCAACTGCGCGTGCGACAGTTGTTCGCGCGCTCCGCCGAAGAAATCCAACGGCTGCAGCAGCAATTGCAACAGGGCATGCCCTTCGAGAAGCTTGCGGCCATGACCATGCCTGACAGCACGCTGGCCGCAAGCGGCGGCGATCTCGGCTGGCTCGGTTGGGGAGATACTGATTTGCCGGTGGAAGAGGTGCTTTATCAGCTCCCGCGCGGCGCGATTTCAGCGCCGGTTTCATCGCTGATGGGCTGGCATATTTTCCGTGTGGATTCGATACGCACCACGCTGCGTTTCGGCGGGATGACGCCGTGGGAGCGGGAGGATATTTACCAGCGCCTGCTCAGCCGGCGGCTGGACCTGGCTGCCGCCCGCCATCTGCGCGGGTTGGTGTGGAGCAAGCCCCTGGTGGTGAACATGGCTGTGCTTGCACGGGTGTGGGAACGGCTTGCACCGATTGTGCGGCACCCGGCGCCATCGCACTGGCCGCAGGCTTTGCAAAAGCTCGAGCGTGATCCCCCCTTCGATTTGTTGCAGGAAATTGCCGCCACCGTGGCGGGCGAGCCATTTACGGTTCAGGAATTCCTCGAGGCGTTGCCGGAGATTCCACGCCAGCTCCTCCAGCCCAATCTCAAAAAGGCCCTGGAGCTGGCAATTCGCGACCGGCTGCTGACGCAGGCCGCGCTGGCTGCCGGCCTCGCCAATGATCCCGTGGTGCGGGAGAAAATGCGGCGCGCCGAGCTGCAGTACACCTATTACGCCACCTTGGCGGCACAAGACTCGGTTGTCGAGACCGCGGCGGCGCTGCAGCGGTTTTATGCCGAACATCGCGCCCGCTACGGCGAGCGGGTCGAATCTGAAGTGTACGAGATTCTGGTGGCGCAGCGTGATTCCGCATTGGCCATCGCCAAAGCCATCCAAGCCGGCCGTGATTTTGGGGAAATGGCCCGGCGCCATTCCCGGCGGGCGGCAACCCGCGAGCAAGGGGGTTTTGTGGGAATCCTTTCTGATGAAGACAAGCCCCTGGGGCAGCAGGCCGCACAGCTGCGGCCCGGTGAGCTGTACGCGCCGGTGGCGACTGCGGAAGGATACAGCGTCATTCGCGTTGGCCGGCAGATTCGCCGTGCGCCGCAATGGCAGGAGATCGAGCAGCGCGTTCGCGAGGATTGGCGTCGCGCCGATTTACAACGCCGGCATCAAAGCCTGTTGCCGGCGGACTACCGTCCCCAAGACATCAAATTCCACGAAGAGAATCTCGCCCGGGCACTCACACAACGGGGCACGGTGTTTTAA
- a CDS encoding serine hydrolase, with translation MKILLRGCLAALGLVSLIVPLRAQESGRLAAAIEKIEQAVTKQMAVDRTPAVSLAFRKDDFLWARGFGYADLENQVLATEKSAYRLASVTKPMTAAAILQLAEQGRIDLDHEVQAYVPYFPRKPWPITIRQLLGHLGGISHYKDPAELRLTESKTTREAIAIFENFELVAEPGTRYNYSSYGYNLLGAVIEGASGMSYGEYMRQHVWEPLGMHDTRLDDPYDLIPHRVRGYQLIAGEIKNSEFVNLSSRFAAGGTRSTVLDMVKFAHGLNSGRLLSPRSLAQMYEAMATRDGHATDYGMGWGTGHNLGHFVVRHSGGQNETRTLLYNDICCNFIVAVACNFEAANPATYASIVVAAVLEEPANIVPYAPDRVSDALLTGMREVFASGLNYFKRFGKPMSENPAALAQAFSYFNQQVSVLALRKDYAVALQKIREGRHPVVQQAFVQLGSFMAARLQERFGAARLEEYHRTGAIPFFYDYISLCRQQPGLPAFHATFVKAVQRWQRDWQRTWTPEVRALALAPRAELAVVQAPLQKLFAGAQVYPSFIGDFQEAILQFILRGEYEKALTAAETGTALYPGSNELLVEQGVVFALFGAKKNGLARIKQAAARDPQGPATAAGLNRLAGQLASHGRLDQGIALLQLAVELYPQNANLYDSLGELHGQKGERQQAIACYRRALEIDPNLQNAKAELEKITKSPSP, from the coding sequence ATGAAAATTCTGCTGCGCGGCTGCCTGGCGGCGCTGGGACTGGTCAGTTTGATCGTGCCGTTGCGCGCCCAGGAAAGCGGCCGCCTGGCTGCTGCCATCGAGAAGATCGAACAGGCGGTGACAAAACAAATGGCGGTTGATCGCACGCCGGCAGTTTCCCTTGCCTTCCGCAAGGACGATTTTCTGTGGGCGCGGGGCTTCGGCTATGCGGACCTGGAAAATCAAGTACTGGCCACGGAAAAATCCGCGTATCGGCTGGCCTCCGTCACCAAGCCCATGACCGCGGCAGCCATCCTGCAACTGGCAGAGCAGGGCCGGATCGATCTCGATCATGAGGTGCAGGCTTATGTGCCCTATTTCCCGCGCAAGCCCTGGCCGATCACCATACGCCAGCTTCTTGGGCATCTCGGCGGCATCAGCCACTATAAAGATCCCGCCGAGCTGCGCCTGACAGAGTCGAAGACAACGCGCGAAGCCATCGCCATCTTCGAGAATTTTGAGCTGGTCGCCGAACCGGGTACGCGCTACAACTACTCCAGCTATGGTTACAATTTGCTCGGGGCGGTGATTGAAGGCGCCTCCGGCATGTCCTATGGTGAATACATGCGCCAGCATGTTTGGGAGCCGCTGGGCATGCACGACACCCGCCTCGATGATCCCTATGATTTGATTCCGCACCGCGTGCGCGGCTACCAACTCATCGCAGGTGAGATCAAGAATTCGGAATTCGTCAACCTCAGCAGCCGCTTTGCCGCCGGCGGCACGCGCAGCACGGTGCTGGACATGGTCAAGTTTGCGCACGGCCTCAACAGCGGCAGGCTGCTTTCTCCCCGGAGCCTCGCGCAGATGTATGAGGCGATGGCCACGCGTGACGGCCATGCCACCGATTACGGCATGGGTTGGGGCACGGGTCACAATCTCGGCCATTTTGTGGTGCGCCACAGCGGCGGCCAAAATGAAACCCGTACCTTGTTGTACAACGACATTTGTTGCAACTTCATCGTCGCGGTGGCCTGCAACTTTGAAGCGGCCAATCCCGCGACTTATGCCAGCATTGTGGTGGCGGCGGTTTTGGAGGAACCCGCCAACATCGTGCCGTATGCGCCCGATCGGGTGAGTGACGCCCTGCTGACCGGCATGCGTGAGGTGTTTGCCAGCGGGTTGAATTACTTCAAGCGCTTCGGGAAACCCATGAGCGAGAACCCGGCAGCCCTGGCACAGGCGTTTTCCTATTTCAATCAGCAAGTCAGCGTTTTGGCCCTGCGGAAGGATTACGCCGTCGCGCTGCAGAAAATCCGCGAAGGCCGCCATCCCGTTGTACAGCAGGCGTTCGTCCAGCTCGGCTCGTTCATGGCCGCGCGCCTGCAGGAGAGATTCGGTGCGGCCCGGCTGGAGGAGTATCATCGCACCGGCGCCATTCCGTTTTTTTATGACTATATCAGCCTGTGCCGGCAGCAGCCCGGTCTTCCCGCATTTCATGCCACTTTTGTAAAGGCGGTGCAGCGCTGGCAACGCGACTGGCAACGGACGTGGACGCCAGAAGTGCGCGCCCTGGCGCTGGCGCCACGCGCGGAGTTGGCGGTGGTGCAGGCCCCTCTGCAAAAGCTGTTTGCCGGCGCGCAGGTTTATCCAAGTTTCATCGGCGATTTTCAGGAGGCCATCCTGCAGTTCATCCTGCGCGGCGAGTACGAAAAAGCCCTCACGGCCGCAGAGACCGGCACGGCGCTTTATCCCGGCTCGAATGAGCTGCTGGTTGAACAAGGCGTGGTATTCGCGCTGTTCGGCGCGAAGAAAAACGGCCTGGCCCGCATCAAACAGGCCGCTGCCCGCGATCCCCAGGGCCCGGCGACCGCCGCGGGCCTGAACCGTCTCGCGGGCCAGCTTGCCAGCCACGGCCGGCTGGATCAGGGCATCGCCCTGCTGCAGCTCGCCGTGGAGCTGTATCCTCAAAACGCCAATCTTTATGACAGCCTGGGAGAGTTGCACGGGCAGAAGGGAGAGCGGCAGCAGGCAATCGCCTGTTACCGGAGGGCATTGGAGATTGATCCCAACCTTCAAAATGCGAAAGCGGAGCTGGAGAAGATCACGAAATCACCCAGCCCGTAA